Proteins from a genomic interval of Halomonas alkaliantarctica:
- a CDS encoding ABC transporter permease subunit, whose translation MIPPRLTSSRQPLRLLQDRVATGLITAGGVGVLLAILAIGIFLVWETLPLLAIGDTFAMAKLSPLAWGTLKAALAALLFAIPVALGAAIYSALFMSARLRSRIKPALEMMEAIPGVVVGFIAGLILAPWVERHLASTLVLIIWLPLSAALAGLLWQLAKTRLRCRLPLSWAGLWLVPWLVVMVAIALWLAPWLEQHWLDGDLRQLLDQRYGMDYATRNALIVGLAMGFAVIPSIYSLAEDALADVPSTLIEGAQALGASRWQALWKVALVAAGPGIFSAVMIGAGRAVGETMIVLMASGNTALFSASPFEGMRSMAAAIAIELPEASPGGQTYHLLILAALVLFIFTFLVNTLAEVVRQRLRSRFSQMGGTS comes from the coding sequence ATGATCCCACCTCGGTTAACCTCTTCTCGACAGCCGCTGCGGCTGCTTCAGGATCGCGTAGCCACCGGGTTAATCACCGCTGGAGGCGTGGGTGTGCTGCTGGCAATTCTGGCTATCGGCATCTTTCTGGTGTGGGAAACGCTCCCGTTGCTGGCGATTGGCGATACCTTTGCCATGGCTAAGCTCTCTCCTCTGGCGTGGGGCACCCTCAAAGCCGCGTTAGCCGCGCTGCTGTTTGCCATTCCCGTTGCCTTGGGAGCAGCCATTTACTCAGCACTGTTTATGTCTGCACGCCTGCGCTCGCGGATCAAGCCCGCACTCGAAATGATGGAGGCGATCCCCGGCGTGGTGGTGGGCTTTATTGCCGGGCTAATTTTGGCACCCTGGGTAGAGCGTCATCTCGCCAGCACTTTAGTACTGATCATTTGGCTGCCGCTTAGTGCCGCGCTTGCCGGCTTGCTCTGGCAGTTGGCCAAAACACGCCTACGCTGCCGCTTACCGCTCTCCTGGGCGGGCCTCTGGCTGGTTCCATGGCTCGTTGTAATGGTGGCAATAGCGCTATGGCTTGCGCCATGGTTAGAGCAACACTGGTTGGACGGTGATCTACGCCAGTTGCTCGACCAGCGCTACGGCATGGATTACGCCACCCGTAACGCGCTGATTGTCGGCCTTGCCATGGGCTTTGCCGTTATCCCCAGTATCTATTCACTGGCAGAAGACGCGCTCGCCGATGTGCCTTCGACCTTAATAGAGGGCGCCCAGGCGCTGGGGGCCAGCCGCTGGCAGGCGCTGTGGAAAGTGGCGCTGGTGGCAGCGGGCCCAGGCATCTTCTCAGCCGTAATGATTGGTGCGGGCCGGGCGGTGGGCGAAACCATGATTGTGCTAATGGCCAGCGGCAATACCGCCCTGTTTAGCGCCAGTCCTTTCGAAGGCATGCGCTCTATGGCCGCGGCTATTGCCATTGAGCTGCCTGAAGCATCTCCTGGTGGTCAGACCTACCATCTGCTGATTTTGGCCGCCCTGGTGCTGTTTATCTTCACGTTTCTGGTCAATACCCTTGCCGAGGTCGTCCGCCAGCGTTTACGCAGCCGCTTCAGCCAGATGGGGGGCACATCATGA
- the pstA gene encoding phosphate ABC transporter permease PstA — protein MNSTPPAASRRPRFSRANDVWPWLCAASVALSLLMLGALLTLLLVRGLGHFWPATLEEVTLSSGETFAGQAVREVALPQRAGDERLYFTGNQDLEGVRWRWVAIDDIAERARPDELIRLDRSPWGDFIGRLEAIEQQDQRWEGDAAWQRLNALLELPASQRQDSQLLLTTVDGQTLRQPLASVLSAQTPNAMSVWQKTLAWGDAVWRFLSEGPRAANTDGGVWPAIFGTVLMVILMSVMVTPFGVLAAIYLNEIAHQGRLTRLVRIGVRNLAGVPSIVYGVFGLGVFVYGIGGSLDEWFFSDTLPSPTFGTGGLLWASLTLALLTLPVVIVATEEGLARIPEAQREGAVALGATRLEMLTRIVLPMAAPAMLTGVILAVARAAGEVAPLMLVGVAKLAPQMPIDGEFPYLHLERKFMHLGYHLFDTAFHGEDVQSAIPLVYATALLLVLIVLVLNLTAIFLRHYLRRQRGNEC, from the coding sequence ATGAACTCTACGCCCCCTGCCGCCTCTCGACGCCCTCGTTTTAGCCGGGCGAATGATGTGTGGCCCTGGCTATGCGCGGCCAGTGTAGCGCTCTCCCTGCTGATGCTGGGCGCCCTACTCACGTTACTGCTGGTACGCGGGCTAGGGCACTTCTGGCCCGCTACGCTGGAAGAGGTCACCCTTAGCTCGGGTGAAACCTTTGCTGGCCAAGCCGTACGTGAGGTCGCGCTACCCCAGCGAGCAGGGGATGAACGCCTCTACTTTACCGGCAACCAGGATTTGGAGGGCGTTCGCTGGCGCTGGGTGGCGATTGATGACATTGCCGAGCGCGCCCGGCCAGACGAATTGATTCGTCTTGACCGCAGCCCATGGGGCGACTTTATTGGCCGCTTGGAGGCCATTGAGCAGCAGGACCAGCGCTGGGAGGGGGATGCTGCCTGGCAGCGATTAAACGCTTTATTGGAACTTCCCGCCAGCCAACGCCAAGATAGCCAACTGCTGCTTACCACCGTGGACGGCCAAACCCTACGCCAACCGCTGGCCAGCGTGCTGAGTGCCCAGACTCCCAATGCCATGAGCGTGTGGCAGAAAACGCTCGCCTGGGGGGATGCGGTTTGGCGGTTTCTGAGCGAGGGCCCACGGGCCGCCAATACCGACGGTGGCGTCTGGCCCGCAATATTTGGCACGGTGCTGATGGTGATTTTAATGTCGGTAATGGTGACCCCGTTTGGGGTGCTCGCCGCCATTTATCTCAATGAGATCGCTCACCAGGGGCGGCTGACCCGGCTGGTTCGCATTGGTGTGCGCAACCTCGCGGGCGTTCCGTCTATTGTGTATGGGGTATTTGGTTTGGGCGTGTTTGTTTACGGCATCGGCGGCTCGCTGGATGAGTGGTTTTTCAGCGATACGCTGCCCTCACCCACGTTTGGTACCGGCGGCCTGCTATGGGCGTCACTCACCCTGGCGCTGCTGACCCTACCGGTGGTGATTGTGGCCACAGAGGAGGGGTTAGCGCGGATTCCCGAGGCTCAGCGTGAAGGTGCCGTAGCGCTGGGCGCTACACGCTTAGAAATGCTCACCCGCATCGTGCTGCCCATGGCAGCACCCGCCATGCTGACAGGGGTCATTTTAGCGGTAGCCCGCGCGGCCGGCGAAGTGGCACCGCTAATGCTGGTTGGCGTTGCTAAGCTGGCGCCTCAGATGCCCATCGATGGTGAGTTTCCTTACCTACATTTAGAGCGCAAGTTCATGCACCTTGGCTATCATTTATTTGATACCGCCTTTCATGGCGAAGATGTGCAGTCCGCCATTCCGCTGGTTTACGCCACGGCGCTACTTTTAGTGTTGATTGTGCTGGTGCTTAACCTAACTGCCATATTTCTGCGTCATTATCTTAGGCGTCAACGGGGAAACGAATGCTAG
- the pstB gene encoding phosphate ABC transporter ATP-binding protein PstB produces the protein MLASLHSNNTSQAPVAHFASEHSCLSIDHLSLAYAGKEALRDLTLSVPRHRVTAFIGPSGCGKSTLLRAINRLHDLNESVTHSGQVRLEGQDIHDPQMNVTELRRRVGMVFQTPNPFPMSIYENVAFGLRLQQRLPKRKRDDIIEWALTSAALWDEVKDRLHRSAWQLSGGQQQRLVIARTLAVQPDVLLLDEPASALDPISTLKIEELIRNLKSELTLVLVTHNMQQAARVSDYTAFLHQGELVEYGPTDQVFTNPRLQRTENYITGRIT, from the coding sequence ATGCTAGCGTCATTACATTCAAACAATACCTCTCAGGCACCAGTGGCGCATTTTGCATCTGAGCACAGCTGCCTGAGCATCGATCACCTTAGCCTCGCCTACGCGGGGAAAGAGGCGTTGCGCGACTTAACCCTCAGCGTTCCGCGTCATCGTGTAACGGCCTTCATTGGTCCGTCAGGCTGCGGTAAGTCGACGTTATTACGGGCGATTAACCGTTTGCACGACCTCAATGAATCGGTAACCCATAGCGGTCAGGTCAGGCTGGAAGGGCAAGATATTCATGACCCGCAAATGAATGTGACCGAGCTGCGGCGGCGCGTCGGGATGGTATTTCAAACGCCCAACCCCTTTCCTATGTCGATTTATGAAAACGTGGCCTTTGGCCTGCGACTGCAACAGCGTCTTCCCAAGCGCAAAAGAGACGACATTATTGAGTGGGCATTAACCTCCGCGGCCTTATGGGATGAAGTAAAAGATCGTCTGCATCGCTCCGCCTGGCAGCTTTCTGGAGGTCAGCAGCAGCGTTTGGTAATTGCCCGCACGTTAGCAGTACAGCCCGACGTGCTGCTGCTTGATGAACCGGCGTCCGCGCTCGACCCGATTTCAACCCTCAAAATTGAGGAGTTGATCCGTAACCTCAAGTCGGAGCTGACGCTAGTACTGGTTACCCACAATATGCAACAAGCGGCGCGTGTATCGGATTACACCGCCTTCTTGCATCAAGGTGAGCTGGTTGAATACGGGCCTACCGATCAGGTCTTCACCAACCCCCGTTTGCAACGCACCGAAAACTACATCACCGGCCGCATCACCTAG
- the phoU gene encoding phosphate signaling complex protein PhoU, translated as MDITSDTHSQHISRQFNQELEELKTHLMAMGGLVEKQVQDAVFALLEGDTRLAEQVRDNDRQVNDLQLQIDDECTRVLARRQPAASDLRLVLAVIRATSDLERIGDEASKIARNALLLSENTSTIRGLVEVRHISEHVRKMLRDALTAFARFDTDLAMQVVREDELVDDEYSSAMRSLMTFMMEDSRSITSVLSIMWVLRALERVGDHADNLAEYVVYLVKGLDIRHSDTDELDTKVLKKS; from the coding sequence ATGGATATTACGAGCGATACCCACAGCCAGCATATCTCTCGCCAGTTCAACCAGGAGCTGGAAGAGCTGAAAACCCACCTGATGGCCATGGGCGGCCTGGTGGAGAAGCAAGTGCAGGACGCTGTCTTTGCGCTACTGGAAGGGGACACCCGCTTGGCCGAGCAGGTGCGTGACAATGACCGTCAGGTCAACGATCTGCAGCTGCAAATCGACGACGAATGCACCCGCGTACTGGCGCGCCGTCAGCCTGCAGCGTCCGATTTACGCTTGGTGCTGGCCGTCATCCGCGCCACCTCAGACTTAGAGCGCATTGGCGATGAAGCCAGCAAGATCGCCCGCAACGCGCTGTTACTGAGCGAAAACACCAGCACCATTCGTGGCTTGGTGGAGGTGCGTCACATTAGCGAGCACGTACGTAAAATGCTGCGCGATGCGCTCACCGCCTTTGCCCGCTTTGATACCGACCTGGCGATGCAGGTCGTGCGCGAAGACGAGCTGGTTGACGACGAGTACAGCAGCGCTATGCGCTCGTTAATGACCTTTATGATGGAAGACTCGCGCTCGATTACGTCAGTTCTCAGTATCATGTGGGTACTGCGCGCCCTGGAACGGGTAGGCGACCACGCCGACAACCTCGCTGAGTACGTGGTCTACCTCGTCAAAGGCTTGGATATTCGCCATAGCGACACCGACGAGCTGGATACGAAGGTACTAAAAAAGTCTTGA
- the cysZ gene encoding sulfate transporter CysZ — MLDAVTALSRGTRCVYQPGMRRYIFLPILVNLIVYVSMFSFVLTRFDGWLAHWMNMVPAWLDWLAWLIWPLFVISLLVVVFFTFTLVTSLIAAPFYGFLAAKVEIQATGREPLDDRNLTKTAIDAIGREFVKLAYILPRAACLFVISWIPGVNLVAPLLWALFSAWVMAITYLDYPMDNNKVTFADMRQRLSKRWWQSLSFGGLVTLITWIPLANLFLIPGAVAGAVLLWDDHYRDVRGITPQ, encoded by the coding sequence ATGCTGGATGCTGTCACTGCGCTTAGCCGAGGTACACGCTGTGTGTATCAGCCGGGTATGCGCCGCTATATTTTTCTGCCGATTCTCGTCAACCTGATTGTCTATGTGAGTATGTTCAGCTTTGTTCTCACCCGCTTCGATGGCTGGTTGGCTCACTGGATGAACATGGTGCCCGCCTGGCTTGATTGGCTGGCGTGGCTTATCTGGCCCCTGTTTGTGATTAGCCTGTTAGTCGTCGTTTTTTTTACCTTTACGCTGGTTACCAGCCTAATTGCAGCCCCTTTTTACGGCTTTTTGGCCGCCAAAGTTGAAATCCAAGCCACCGGCCGTGAACCGCTTGATGACCGAAATCTGACCAAAACAGCCATCGATGCCATTGGTCGTGAGTTCGTTAAGCTCGCCTATATTCTGCCGCGTGCCGCGTGCCTGTTTGTGATTAGCTGGATTCCTGGTGTGAATTTAGTTGCCCCTCTACTGTGGGCGCTGTTTTCTGCCTGGGTGATGGCCATCACTTATTTGGATTACCCAATGGATAATAACAAGGTAACGTTTGCCGATATGCGTCAACGACTCTCTAAACGCTGGTGGCAAAGCCTCAGTTTTGGAGGTCTGGTCACACTCATCACCTGGATCCCTCTGGCCAATCTATTTCTGATTCCCGGCGCCGTAGCCGGTGCCGTGCTGCTCTGGGATGACCATTACAGAGACGTACGTGGCATCACGCCGCAGTAG
- a CDS encoding copper chaperone PCu(A)C → MLKPMAWLGGVLLIGAMSISMASMAIAHDVQTDAMRIAHPFATPTPPGAVNGAAYVDITALSGAVTLVGASSSASSNVELHEMQMDGDMMQMRHVEEIRIEAGETYTMRPGGGFHLMLIGLTEPLKEGEQFPLTLTFAEQGDVDIEVWIQSAQEGREAADGHH, encoded by the coding sequence ATGTTAAAACCGATGGCTTGGCTGGGTGGCGTACTCTTGATTGGCGCCATGTCTATTTCGATGGCGTCTATGGCGATAGCCCACGACGTGCAAACAGACGCTATGCGTATCGCCCACCCCTTCGCGACACCCACCCCGCCAGGGGCTGTCAACGGCGCCGCCTACGTCGACATCACCGCCCTTTCAGGTGCGGTTACCCTGGTTGGCGCGAGCAGCTCTGCGAGCAGCAACGTTGAGCTGCACGAGATGCAAATGGATGGCGATATGATGCAGATGCGGCATGTGGAAGAGATTCGTATCGAGGCCGGGGAGACCTACACCATGCGTCCTGGTGGCGGCTTTCACTTAATGCTGATTGGATTAACGGAGCCGCTAAAAGAGGGCGAGCAATTTCCCCTCACGCTCACCTTTGCGGAACAAGGTGATGTGGACATAGAGGTCTGGATCCAAAGCGCCCAGGAAGGCAGAGAAGCAGCTGATGGTCACCATTAG
- the phoR gene encoding phosphate regulon sensor histidine kinase PhoR yields MRLWSRELWRIAWLAALGACLGWLLGSAGLGLAAGLAGCLFYHLRQLRELYRWLTLHPHDEPPAASGMWGELFDRLYRYQKSQRITQSRLRATLARIQESSEAMRDSVVMLDRHGDLEWWNSAATAMLGLQTAHDRGQHITNLLRDPSFISYFNARNYSEPLTLISPIDERRILQYQITLYGDDERLVMARDITRLHRLEQMRRDFVANVSHELRTPLTVLSGYLETYSDIADQLPPRLGRSIQQMQEQTQRMQNLVNDLLLLSRLEIDQGGKDHHPLSLEPLLQSVCDDALALSHQRHTITVALESDARLLGSEQEIRSAVSNLAFNAVRYTPAGSQITLRWKASASGGGYIDVEDNGEGIDPVHIPRLTERFYRVDKGRSTATGGTGLGLAIVKHVLLRHDAQLQIESHPGKGALFRCAFPSSRLV; encoded by the coding sequence GTGCGTTTATGGAGTCGTGAGCTGTGGCGAATAGCGTGGCTGGCCGCGCTGGGGGCATGCTTAGGCTGGCTGTTGGGCTCGGCCGGGCTGGGGCTCGCGGCAGGGCTTGCGGGATGCCTGTTTTACCACTTGCGACAGTTACGCGAACTCTATCGGTGGCTCACCCTCCACCCTCACGATGAGCCGCCTGCCGCCAGCGGAATGTGGGGTGAGCTATTCGATCGTTTATACCGCTATCAAAAAAGCCAGCGCATTACCCAAAGCCGCCTGCGCGCTACCTTGGCGCGTATTCAGGAGTCGTCTGAAGCAATGCGTGACAGCGTGGTTATGCTTGATCGCCACGGCGACCTGGAGTGGTGGAACAGCGCCGCTACCGCCATGCTGGGGCTTCAAACCGCCCATGACCGTGGTCAACATATTACCAACCTGCTGCGCGACCCTAGTTTTATTAGCTACTTTAATGCGCGTAACTACAGTGAGCCGTTAACGCTCATTTCGCCCATTGATGAACGGCGCATCCTGCAGTATCAAATTACCCTCTACGGTGACGACGAGCGCTTAGTGATGGCCAGGGATATTACCCGTTTGCATCGCCTTGAGCAGATGCGGCGTGACTTTGTTGCCAACGTCTCCCACGAGCTACGCACTCCTCTGACCGTCCTTTCTGGCTATTTAGAAACCTACAGCGATATTGCTGATCAACTTCCGCCGCGATTGGGTCGCAGCATCCAGCAAATGCAGGAACAGACCCAGCGGATGCAGAACCTGGTTAACGATTTATTGCTGCTTTCGCGTTTGGAGATCGATCAGGGCGGTAAAGATCATCATCCGCTGTCACTTGAGCCTTTATTGCAAAGCGTGTGTGATGATGCACTGGCCTTGTCGCATCAACGTCATACCATTACCGTCGCGCTTGAGAGCGATGCCCGGCTGTTAGGCAGTGAACAGGAAATTCGCAGTGCCGTCTCTAACCTCGCCTTTAATGCGGTTCGTTACACGCCAGCAGGCAGCCAAATCACACTGCGCTGGAAAGCTAGCGCTAGTGGCGGCGGCTATATTGATGTGGAAGATAATGGTGAAGGGATTGATCCTGTTCATATTCCCCGCCTAACGGAACGTTTTTACCGTGTTGATAAGGGACGCAGCACTGCGACTGGCGGCACAGGCTTAGGCCTGGCGATCGTTAAACATGTGCTGTTGCGTCACGATGCGCAGCTACAAATTGAGTCTCACCCAGGCAAAGGCGCGCTGTTTCGCTGCGCCTTCCCCTCCTCGCGTCTCGTTTAA
- the phoB gene encoding phosphate regulon transcriptional regulator PhoB — MTAKTVLIVDDEASIREMIAVALEMADYRVLEADNAQDAHAMVVDHQPDLLLLDWMMPGTSGIELARRLKREEATAEIPIIMLTAKGEEDNKIQGLEAGADDYITKPFSPRELVARLKAVLRRATPRGVEDPIEINGLLLDPVSHRVSAHGKALEMGPTEYRLLQFFMTHQERAYTRSQLLDQVWGGNVYVEERTVDVHIRRLRKALGDVHQNLIQTVRGTGYRFSARV; from the coding sequence ATGACCGCCAAGACCGTTCTGATTGTCGATGATGAGGCGTCGATTCGCGAGATGATCGCGGTAGCGCTGGAAATGGCTGACTATCGCGTGCTCGAAGCGGACAACGCCCAGGATGCTCATGCCATGGTGGTCGACCACCAACCCGACCTGCTGCTGCTGGACTGGATGATGCCCGGCACTAGCGGTATTGAGCTGGCGAGACGCCTAAAGCGTGAAGAAGCCACTGCCGAAATACCGATTATTATGCTCACCGCGAAAGGCGAAGAGGATAATAAAATTCAAGGGCTTGAAGCCGGTGCAGATGACTATATCACCAAGCCTTTTTCACCTCGGGAGTTGGTGGCACGGCTAAAAGCGGTGCTGCGCCGAGCGACGCCGCGTGGCGTTGAAGACCCGATTGAGATTAACGGCCTGCTGCTTGATCCGGTGAGCCACCGGGTAAGTGCTCACGGCAAAGCGCTGGAAATGGGCCCCACCGAGTACCGCCTGCTGCAATTTTTTATGACCCATCAAGAACGCGCTTACACACGCAGCCAGTTGCTTGACCAAGTGTGGGGTGGCAATGTTTACGTTGAAGAGCGTACGGTCGATGTGCATATTCGTCGCTTGCGTAAGGCGCTGGGAGACGTGCATCAAAACCTGATCCAAACGGTTCGGGGTACCGGTTACCGTTTCTCTGCACGGGTGTAA
- the ubiA gene encoding 4-hydroxybenzoate octaprenyltransferase encodes MDRSLLRPKGWARLADFLQLMRLNRPIGTWLLMWPTLWALWVAAEGVPGRNVLLIFVAGVYVMRAAGCVVNDYADRHFDGHVKRTKHRPLATGRISETEAQLLFIALVAAAFILVLLTNWFTVLLSLGGVLLAIIYPFMKRYTHFPQVVLGAAFSWAIPMAFGAVLGHVPLEAWLLFCANVCWTVAYDTQYAMVDRDDDLKIGIKSTAVLFGNADRLIIGLLQLTTLGLLTWVGWRVGLGGFFWLGLAAMGATFLHQQHLIRHQGRDACFQAFLNNHWSGLLVFAGIALSWWPAAG; translated from the coding sequence ATGGATCGTTCACTGTTGCGGCCGAAGGGATGGGCTCGCCTAGCAGACTTTTTACAGTTGATGCGCTTGAATCGGCCGATAGGCACATGGCTTTTGATGTGGCCGACGCTGTGGGCTCTATGGGTGGCTGCGGAAGGTGTACCAGGGCGAAATGTGCTGCTGATTTTTGTGGCCGGCGTCTATGTGATGCGCGCCGCGGGCTGCGTGGTCAATGACTATGCTGACCGACACTTTGACGGTCATGTGAAGCGCACTAAGCATCGTCCCCTAGCGACGGGCCGTATCAGCGAAACAGAAGCCCAGCTACTGTTTATCGCCCTGGTGGCCGCTGCGTTTATTCTAGTATTACTGACCAACTGGTTTACGGTGCTGCTCTCGCTGGGTGGGGTGCTGCTGGCAATTATTTATCCGTTCATGAAGCGCTATACCCACTTTCCTCAAGTGGTGCTGGGCGCGGCGTTTTCCTGGGCGATTCCGATGGCGTTTGGCGCCGTGTTGGGCCACGTGCCGCTGGAAGCATGGCTGCTATTCTGCGCGAATGTGTGCTGGACAGTGGCCTACGATACCCAGTACGCCATGGTCGATCGCGACGATGACTTAAAAATTGGCATTAAATCAACGGCCGTGCTGTTTGGGAATGCGGATCGTTTGATTATCGGCTTACTCCAGCTAACCACCCTGGGTTTACTGACCTGGGTAGGCTGGCGGGTTGGTTTAGGTGGTTTCTTCTGGCTAGGGCTTGCGGCAATGGGGGCGACTTTTCTGCATCAGCAGCACTTAATTCGCCATCAGGGGCGGGATGCCTGCTTCCAGGCGTTTCTCAATAATCACTGGTCGGGTCTGCTGGTTTTTGCCGGTATCGCGCTAAGTTGGTGGCCTGCGGCGGGCTAA
- a CDS encoding chorismate--pyruvate lyase family protein, with protein sequence MTAAAYRQTPLFSRWRPIDAARPAMSAPWWQWVASTDSLTARLMAAGGEKPFRVRLLRQGVGWPRQDEAQALGIGVKRYAWLREVALCLDETPWVVARSVAPLTQLKGQRLESLGERSLGSWLFRQPDLVRGPLEATKQPPDFISVNGIDGSCAWGRRSVFYHGCLSLLVQEYFLGAMADDLGLPSR encoded by the coding sequence GTGACGGCTGCTGCTTATCGGCAAACTCCTCTATTTTCCCGCTGGCGCCCGATTGATGCGGCTCGGCCTGCAATGAGTGCTCCCTGGTGGCAGTGGGTTGCCTCCACCGACTCGTTAACCGCCCGCTTAATGGCCGCGGGTGGCGAGAAGCCGTTTCGAGTAAGGCTGCTAAGACAGGGTGTCGGCTGGCCGCGCCAGGATGAGGCTCAGGCGCTGGGCATTGGCGTCAAGCGTTACGCCTGGCTGCGGGAAGTAGCGCTGTGCTTGGATGAAACGCCGTGGGTGGTGGCACGCTCGGTCGCCCCCCTCACGCAGCTAAAGGGGCAGCGTTTGGAGAGTTTGGGCGAGCGCTCGCTAGGCAGTTGGCTATTTCGACAGCCTGATTTGGTTCGTGGGCCGTTGGAAGCGACGAAGCAACCCCCGGATTTTATTAGCGTGAATGGTATCGATGGGAGTTGTGCCTGGGGTAGGCGCTCCGTCTTTTATCACGGCTGCCTGTCGTTATTAGTGCAAGAGTATTTTTTGGGTGCGATGGCAGATGATCTCGGCCTGCCTTCGCGCTAG
- a CDS encoding NAD(P)/FAD-dependent oxidoreductase, with translation MPATQTQKTSSHAALVIIGTGMAGVGLARALRRLGDQRSITLVSADSGDDYSKPLLSTGFAKGLAPEQLTQRSAAELGEELTAQMVIHTQVDALDVDNQTILLEDGRVLGYDTLVLATGAAPRLPFSLEPSVAPRCFAINDLDDYRHFHSALGHGPARVAIIGAGLVGCEFANDLHAGGHHVSVIAPEGSLLPRLLPPPLGNALSDAFSEAGINLHLGRSIDSITSESDEDIVLRLDNGDTVSADLVLMATGLAPRTALAEAAGLSVSPSGIVVDRQLRTSHTHIYALGDVACVDGVNAMYVQPLQASAKALAATLSGTPTPVSFGAWPVVVKTPLLPVVAYPPTTTPERWRIEGEGGDISALAENKDGRLIGFALTGGCVRRKVELSRAAPALLG, from the coding sequence ATGCCCGCCACCCAAACACAGAAAACGTCCTCTCACGCTGCGCTGGTGATTATTGGCACTGGCATGGCAGGGGTTGGCCTTGCCCGGGCGTTACGCCGATTGGGCGACCAACGCTCAATCACGCTGGTAAGCGCTGACAGCGGCGATGACTACAGCAAGCCGTTGCTCTCCACCGGCTTCGCCAAGGGCCTCGCGCCCGAACAATTAACCCAGCGCAGCGCTGCTGAACTAGGCGAAGAGCTAACTGCCCAGATGGTTATCCACACCCAAGTGGACGCACTGGATGTGGATAACCAAACAATTCTTCTTGAAGACGGCAGGGTGCTCGGCTACGACACACTGGTGCTGGCCACTGGCGCTGCACCACGGTTGCCCTTCAGCCTTGAGCCCAGCGTAGCCCCACGCTGCTTTGCCATCAACGACTTAGACGACTACCGCCACTTTCACTCGGCGCTAGGCCATGGCCCAGCACGGGTGGCGATTATTGGCGCGGGGCTGGTCGGCTGTGAATTTGCCAACGATCTTCATGCTGGCGGCCATCACGTCAGCGTCATCGCCCCTGAAGGAAGCCTGCTTCCTCGCTTGCTACCACCGCCTTTAGGAAACGCCCTGAGCGATGCCTTTAGCGAAGCAGGGATCAACCTTCACCTTGGCCGTTCGATTGATTCCATTACGTCCGAAAGCGACGAAGACATCGTATTGCGCCTGGATAACGGCGACACCGTCAGCGCTGACCTCGTACTGATGGCAACCGGCCTTGCCCCCCGCACGGCGCTTGCCGAAGCGGCTGGTTTAAGCGTATCGCCTAGCGGTATAGTCGTTGACCGGCAGTTGCGTACTTCGCACACCCATATCTACGCCCTGGGCGATGTGGCCTGCGTAGACGGCGTTAATGCCATGTACGTTCAGCCGCTGCAAGCCAGCGCCAAGGCACTGGCAGCAACGCTTTCGGGCACCCCCACGCCGGTTAGCTTTGGCGCCTGGCCGGTAGTGGTTAAAACGCCGCTACTGCCAGTAGTGGCCTACCCGCCAACCACCACGCCCGAGCGTTGGCGAATTGAAGGCGAAGGCGGTGATATCAGTGCCTTGGCTGAAAATAAAGACGGACGTTTGATTGGTTTTGCGTTGACAGGCGGCTGCGTGAGAAGGAAAGTGGAGCTTTCCAGAGCAGCACCTGCGCTGCTAGGCTGA
- a CDS encoding HU family DNA-binding protein, with protein MRKPELAAAIAESADLSKDKAGQVLNVILDEITNSCAKGEDVALIGFGTFTVRERAARTGKNPQTGAPLQIPASKNVAFKPGKGLKDAVS; from the coding sequence ATGCGCAAACCTGAACTCGCAGCAGCCATCGCTGAAAGTGCCGACCTGTCCAAAGATAAAGCTGGCCAGGTGCTGAACGTCATTCTGGATGAGATCACCAACAGTTGTGCCAAGGGCGAAGATGTCGCGCTGATTGGTTTCGGTACCTTCACGGTACGTGAGCGCGCAGCGCGTACCGGCAAAAATCCGCAAACCGGTGCCCCGCTGCAGATTCCGGCTAGCAAAAACGTTGCCTTTAAGCCAGGCAAAGGACTCAAGGACGCCGTTTCCTAA